A region of the Ranitomeya variabilis isolate aRanVar5 chromosome 5, aRanVar5.hap1, whole genome shotgun sequence genome:
TTGTACTAGTGGGGTCTTGTCTGGCGGTGCAATCTCTCAATTTAATTACACCAGAAAGATTTACAATTCATTGACTTGAATGATTCCTACAGATATTGCTGTAAATCCAGCGCTAATTATCAGGCGGTTATAGAAAAGTATACAAGATTTACTAAAAAGCATAGAAAACTTTCCTTATGCAATGCACTGGTTTATAATCCTCAGGGTGACCACACACACTACGTGTCTGCTAAACCGGACAATTTCCACAGGACCATTGATTCTCTATGTGTACAGGGCTGTTATGATTCTCCCTCAGTGGAAGATAGGGAAAGAAGAGCTATGAATGTTGGATTTCAACCTGTCCAAACCTTTCTTCAATTTCAATTTCAAACGCATACAACACTggttttagctaaaaaaaaaatctctttgttCTTAACTTTTGTGGCTTTGGTAAATAGGAAGTCCTCTAAATGGGTTTCATGATAACGAATGTGTACGTTCTGACATATAGTAGGTTAATAATTCTCTTAAAAGGTGTCTCCAAGAATGTGAAAAAATGGCTCCTGTCACAAAATTCAAACTGCAGTCAATCCTAGTCACAAGGACAAGCTGCAGCCTGAAGAAACTAAGCTCCCGAGACACGTGTCTCAACTAACAAAAGCAAAATCATAAGGTTTGTTTACAATACAGCGCCTCTGTCAATTGAGACACATGTCTTGGGAGCTATGTTTCCTCATATTGCAGCCCATCTTGACACGTGACTAGAACGGGCTGCCTCATGAATTATGTGAAGGGGGTGGGGTGGCATTTTATTACATTCCTAGAgaacccctttaggctatgtgcacacgtcaggatttcttgcagaaattttcctgacaaaaaccggacatttctgccagaaatccgcatgtgtttttttcgcgttttttgacaCGTTTgtcatgcgttttttccaaatgcatagaattgaaggaaaaacgcagaaaatccgcaaaattaatgaacatgctgcttttttcaccgcaatgcttttttttttcgcggaaaaaaacgcaccatgtgcacaaaacatgcagaatgcattctaaatgatagaatgcataatgcatgcgtttttaattagtttttatagcatttttttcgcgaaaaaacctgaacgtgtgcacatacccttatggtaccgtctcacagtggcacttttgtcgctacgacagtacgatccgtgacgttccagcgatatccatacgatatcgcagtgtctgacatgcagcagcgatcagggaccctgctgagaatcgtacgtcgtagcagatcgtttggaactttatttcgtcgctggatctcccgctgtcatcgctggatcgttgtgtgtgacagcgatccagcgatgcgttcgcttgtaaccagggtaaacatcgggttactaagcgcagggccgcacttagtaacccgatgtttaccgtggttaccagcgtaaaagtaaaaaaaaaaaaacgtacatactcacattccggtgtccttcaggtcccttgccgtctgactgactgccggccggagcagagcacagcggtgacgtcaccgctgtgatctgctttcactttacggcggcactcagtcagagcgggaagcagacggcaagggacctgaaggacaccgaaatgtgagtatgtacggtttgtttttctttacttttacgctggtaaccagggtaaacatcgggttactaagcgcggccctgcgcttagtaacccgatgtttaccctggttacccgggacctcggcatcgttggtcgctggagagcggtctgtgtgacagctccccagcgaccacacaatgactttccaacgatcacggccaggtcgtatcgctggtcgtgatcgttggaaagttgcagagtgtgacagtacccttaaggtgcaTTTATGCTACCCACTTGTAGTGTTAAACAACTGTTGATCATGTTTGGTGATCAGTGCTGGCTGAATAACCTGTTTACTTAAGCTGACCATGCTTCTGATGTGCACAGCACGATCAGTAATTGATCATTCTGTACACATTGGCTATCATTGTTCTCCGCTGCACAGGTTCACTTTACAAtatgctgccgagaatgatgactttttttttttaagcaagcttaaaaatcattaACCAATGAACAAGCACTTTGCTCATTCATCAGTTGATAATAAGCCTGCTGAGACAGCTGAATTATTGTGAAACGAGTGGTCCTAGGAAAGCTGACAGTCACTCACCTTTGATTGGCCAAATATAGGATAGCTGTTATTTCACATGACACCATAGACAAGTATTGAACCTGTCAAGACGTGCATGGTATTTTAATAGAAGGATACAGATAAATGGTTGCCAGACATCATTCATTTCTAGCAAACACAAAGACAGGTTATAATCCATGGCAAAATCCATAGATTGTTAAAAAAATATTCCATGTGATGCAATTGGCATGATCTGCTTTAGTCTATTTCTAAAAGTGTATGATCCCTAGTTCTGAAtaataatttttgtgttttttgcttTAACAATCACAACTTCACCAGCAAAATATGTTTGTTTTTGTAATCGCATCCCCAGTGACCTAACAACAAAGTATAATCAGACCAATATGTTTGCATCTGAAGTGACTATATGTTTATAGCCATTGTCCCCCACTGGTTATGAAGGTAGGTCCCCGCTGGTCTGATTTTCATCCACTTGTTAATCTGCTACTTCCACAATCAAGGGAGCAACATATTCCGAGTGTCGGATTCCAAAGGAAAAGTTAGGTGCTTGAGGCCGGGACAAGACAACCTAGAGGGAAATAACCAATACAGGCTTAGGTTAGGATCAGTGTTTAATTAAATGGCAGCAAAGCCTTTCTCTCATGCTCTTATGGTATTTTTGAATTGGGCGCAATCATGGAAAGTCTTTTATTTACTGATTGAAAAGCACTTAGAGGAACTTCTCCATAAAACAAAATCTGTGTTTATGAGCCAGCCTTAGAATAGGTTGATAATATCAGATAGATGGAGACCAGCACCTGGCATACCACAGTACACAAGAGCAAGACCATTCACTAATAGTATAATTGCAGGTGCAGTACCCAAGAGCGGCCACTAATAGTGTGACTGGAGGTGCAGTACCTGAAAGCGGCCACTAATAGTGTGACTGGACGTGCAGTACCCAAAAGCGGCCACTAAATAGTGTGACTGGAGGTGCAGTACCCAAAAGCGGCCACTAAATAGTGTGACTGGAGGTGCAGTACCCAAGAGCGGCCACTAAATAGTGTGACTGGAGGTGCAGTACCCAAGAGCGGCCACTAAATAGTGTGACTAGAGGTGCAGTACCCAAGAGCGGCCACTAAATAGTGTGACTGGAGGTGCAGTACCCAAGAGCGGCCACTAAATAATGTGACTGGAGGTGCAGTACCCAAGAGTGGCCACTGAATAGTGTGACTGAGTAGCGCAGTAGTGGGAATGTAGCTGGGGTGTAGTGCCCAAAAGTGGCCACTAAATAGTGTGACTGGAAGTGCAGTACCCAAGAGCGGCCACTAACTAGTATTACTGGAGGTGCAGTACCCAAGAGCGGCCACTGAATAGTGTGACTGAGTAGCGCAGTAGTGGGAATGTAGCTGGGGTGTAGTGCCCAAAAGTGGCCACTAAATAGTGTGACTGGAGGTGCAGTACCTAAGAGCGGCCACTAACTAGTGTTACTGGAGGTGCAGTACCCAAGAGCAGCCACTAACTAGTGTGACTGGAGATGCAGTACCCAAGAGCGGCCACTAACTAGTGTGACTGGAGGTGCAGTACCCAAGAGCAGCCACTAACTAGTGTGACTGGAGATGCAGTACCCAAGAGCGGCCTCTAAATAGTGTGACTGGAGGTGCAGTACCCAAGAGCGACCACTGAATAGTGTGACTGAGTAGCGCAGTAGTGGGAATGTAGCTGGGGTGTAGTGCCCAAAAGTGGCCACTAAATAGTGTGACTGGAAGTGCAGTACCCAAGAGCGGCCACTGAATAGTGTAACTGAGTAGCGCAGCAGTGGGAATGTAGCTGGGGTGTAGTGCCCAAAAGTGGCCACTAAATAGTGTGACTGGAAGTGCAGTACCCAAGAGCGGCCACTAACTAGTGTGACTGGAGGTGCAGTACCCAAGAGCGGCCACTAACTAGTGTGACTGAGCAGTGCAGTAGTGAGAATGTAGCTGGGGTGCAGTACCCAAGTGTGGCCACTAATAGTGTGACCGGAGGTGCAGTACCTGAGAGTGGTCACCTAATAGTGTGACTCAGCAATGCAGTAGTGGGAATGGAGCTGAGGTGCAGTACCCGAGAGTGGGCGCTAAACAATGATGGAGCGTTGGGGGTGCTCCACTACATCTCACTGTTTACATCCGGCTACTGACGGAGCCCCTACCAGCTGCCTAGAGTCGGCACCACATCAATCGGATATTGATAACATCAATATAGGTCAATATCGGTGTAGTGGTCCTTTAAGATTGCGGTAAACAGCAACATTAGCATCATGCAGGCCTAATATTAGCAGCAGGGTAAGTTGCTTGTGTTGTTTTTGGAGTTGTGTCTACTACGTAGTAAACTGTGCCACACCATGCTGCTATGTGCTGACATTGTGACTTCTGTATACAGCTACAGCGTTTTTTTCTAGTGTCAGAATATGGATGGGCTATCGTGATAAGCCATCAATATGAGATCAGCAGGGGTCTGACTCTCTGCACGTTCACCGATCAGTTATTTTGAAGGCATCTCCAATGTTTGCTGAGTAGTGGCGCTGCAGGGTGTTATAGAATTGTCCCATTGGAGTAAATGGAACAGTGTGACAACTATGAAAAGTAATAGTACTACCACTGTGGCCCCTTCCATGACTCTAAAGTGAATCTGGAGTCTCATGATTACCTTTTCGGGACTGTAGGCCCCAGGTCCTGGCTTCTGTGTGGTATCTCCAGGCAGGGAGTTCCTGGCGGTCATACTGTATTGAGGAGGTTTGTATTTGTATGTTATTGGATCAATCACACGATATGTTCCTGGACCTGGTGTCTAAAAGAAATACAGGGCCAGAGAACAATGTTAACATGGGATAACTGAGACCTGTTTGCTATGTGTTAATAAGACAGAtactcactttttgcaaatcttcaTGGAAGCTTCCGATTTTGCTCCTTCCAGTCATGGAGTAGTTTGGTGCTGATGATCTATTAACAATTCTTGGTCCcagcactgatggaagcaggtatgCCGCTGGACCTGGGGAGATACAACACATGACCTGTGCTACCGTAGAATTACTATATGTATGCGGTCTGATAGAGGCAATGGAAAGCATACAGAAAAAGAGATGGCAACGTCCTATAGTTagtgaggtggtgagttctccttcaatggacggcttcaaacagaggctggatagacatcagtctgagatggtttagtgaatcctgctttgagcagggggttggacacgatgaccccgaatgtcccttccaactctaccatcctATGATTCTAGGCTTAGTTTAGCTGGATTGATGGATCTCTTACTTGTTACACAAATGGGGAGTGAGCTCTCAATCACAAAAAGCTGAGTGTGGAGAATCACTTGGCGGGTACTTCTCCTCAAGGCTGGCTCCTTCTTAGGCTATATTGTTTCTGAAATGTCACAGCACTTCAGTGCAAACATAATCTGTAATGAAGAAGCCTGCCTAGATTTATGCTGGCATGATTCAGGCTACATTAGGGCCAGAAATTATGCTGCTTATGGCTCGGGCTGTATGAAACAGTCAAGAACTGGAAGCCAAAGTTTCACTATATATGCTATAACCACATTTTGGGTACCCCTTTGACTTGAGCATGCATAAGAAATGTGAACTTACAAagtatataacattgctttctaTTTTGCACAAAGTGTGACTTGATAAGACAGATATGCTGGTGGCCTGCACGTTTACCTGGAGTTTGGTCATTGTTGAATGTCTTAGTTCTTGCTCCTAATGAATAAATCGGTGCTGATCGATAGGCTGACTTCCCAGCACGCTCAGGAGAGTAGCTGCCTATGTGGAGACACAGACAGAAGTGTTAGTATGATAACATTGAGCATAAACTAAAACATTCCTGTGCATTCTATACCAATTCACAGGACACGGGATGGTACCAGTGTACAgtccgtgtttaacattgcaaagtataggagaagctttataatttatttatctataccagaaaaacactgatgacacactgatggtaaaaaggatacacggatgacacactgatggtaaaaagggacacgCTGATGACACTTATGGTAAAAAGGGACACGAATGACAGTGATGATAAAAAGGGACACGCGGATGACACTTATGGTAAAAAgggacacggatgacactgatggtaaaaagggacatacggatgacatactgatggtaaaaagggacacaGATGACAGTGATGGTAAAAAgggacatacggatgacacactgatggtaaaaagggacacgctgatgacacactgagggtacgtgtccaccttcaggatggccggcggtttggacggagcggcaaacctgctccgccctaagctccgcccctttctgtgacgcgatgatgccggatgtgttcattgcacacatctggcatcatcgcaccccacacatagggccctgtgttttaccttgcagcgtcgccgcaaggtaaacggacatgctgcgatcttaaaagacgcgccgcatgtccggaatcgcagggccgccgggtgcgtattaccacgcatagtggagacgggatttgataaaatcccctccactatgctgtaacctctggacgctgcgtgtttgatgctgcggctctacgcagcgtcaaacacgcagcgtttaatgaacttggaaacataccctaatggtaaaaagggacacacggatgacacactgatggtaaaaagggacacgCGGATGACACTGGTAAGAAGGGACACACTGATGGTCAAAAgggacatggatgacacactgatgataaaaagggacacacggatgacacactgatggtaagaaggGACACGCGGATGACACATGGTAAAAAGGGACACATTGATGGTAAGGATACACGGATGACACGCTGATGGTAAGAAGGGACACGGATGACACAgtgatggtaaaaagggacacacggattatacactgatggtaaaaaagggaCACGGATGACAGTGATGGTAAAAAGGAACATGCGGATGACAAACATGGTAAAaagggacacactgatgacacactgatggtaagaagggacacactgatggtaagaaggGACACGGATGACAAACTGATGGTGAAaagggacacactgatgacacactgatggtaaaaagggacacggatgacactgatggtaaaaagggacacgtatgacacactgatggtaaaaagggacacactgatggtaaaaaggaacACActaatgacactgatggtaaaaagggacacgcggatgacacactgatggtaaaaaaagggacacgcggatgacacactgatggtaagaaggGACACGGATGACAAACTGATGGTGAAaagggacacact
Encoded here:
- the CIMAP1B gene encoding ciliary microtubule associated protein 1B — encoded protein: MTTEVQIGPWRPHRPRGPIAALYSSPGPKYALPGNTGFVQHDPSKYRAPAYSFGSRRFKFVDDCSPGPGYLVPANITMRGKDGTPAYSLYGRPRDLNMFQTPGPGSYSPERAGKSAYRSAPIYSLGARTKTFNNDQTPGPAAYLLPSVLGPRIVNRSSAPNYSMTGRSKIGSFHEDLQKTPGPGTYRVIDPITYKYKPPQYSMTARNSLPGDTTQKPGPGAYSPEKVVLSRPQAPNFSFGIRHSEYVAPLIVEVAD